Proteins from one Streptosporangium becharense genomic window:
- a CDS encoding (2Fe-2S)-binding protein, with translation MPEHTFRVNGEQVTVDVADDVRLLWVLRDILGITGPKYGCGINVCKACTSHINGKAVNPCAIPVRDLQPTDEVTTIEGLPATVGKDLHPMQQAWLDHDVAQCGYCQPGQIMAAVALARRAAAEGREITDADLDGLRNICRCGTYFRIREAIRAGAENM, from the coding sequence GTGCCTGAGCACACTTTCCGCGTCAACGGCGAGCAGGTCACCGTCGACGTCGCCGACGACGTGCGTCTGCTGTGGGTGTTGCGCGACATCCTCGGCATCACCGGACCGAAGTACGGCTGCGGGATCAACGTCTGCAAGGCGTGCACCAGCCACATCAACGGCAAAGCGGTCAACCCCTGCGCGATCCCCGTCAGGGACCTCCAGCCGACCGACGAGGTCACCACCATCGAAGGACTTCCGGCCACGGTCGGCAAGGACCTGCACCCCATGCAGCAGGCATGGCTCGACCACGACGTCGCCCAGTGCGGCTACTGCCAGCCCGGCCAGATCATGGCCGCCGTGGCGCTGGCCCGCCGTGCCGCCGCCGAAGGCCGTGAGATCACCGACGCCGACCTCGACGGCCTCCGCAACATCTGCCGCTGCGGCACCTACTTCCGTATCCGCGAAGCCATCAGAGCCGGCGCCGAGAACATGTGA
- a CDS encoding acyl-CoA dehydrogenase family protein encodes MTLTDERRDFVAAIDDFCRREAGTREQWLKLTYGGATPHNAELYRKMAELGWLGVAVPEEYGGAGQSMVDLLLFLETTAYWQVPIGGFGTSAITAASYEKFGSQEQKRRVLGDFVSGAVLAVAMSEPGAGSDVGALTCEARRRDGGWVVNGQKTWCSNAHIADHILLVARTSTAGGKHDGLTMFSVPAGVGGLTVRGIDTMGGREVNDLYFTDCFLPGDAVVGQVDQAWHQLMAGLNLERMILAGLMLGTARRAFDDTVSYVRERRQFGRPVGSFQALRHRLADHATELECTRLLVHDVARRIEADPTRLLPREASMAKLKATEFAKAMALDGMQMMGGYGYATEYGMERLVRSTVVSTVYGGTSEIQRDIIGKTYGL; translated from the coding sequence GTGACCCTGACCGATGAGCGGCGTGACTTCGTGGCCGCGATCGACGACTTCTGCCGGCGCGAGGCCGGGACCCGCGAGCAGTGGCTCAAGCTGACCTACGGCGGCGCCACGCCGCACAACGCCGAGCTGTACCGGAAGATGGCCGAGCTCGGCTGGCTGGGGGTCGCCGTGCCGGAGGAGTACGGCGGCGCCGGTCAGAGCATGGTCGATCTGCTCCTGTTCCTGGAGACGACCGCCTACTGGCAGGTGCCGATCGGCGGGTTCGGCACGTCCGCGATCACCGCCGCCTCGTACGAGAAGTTCGGCAGCCAGGAGCAGAAACGCCGTGTGCTCGGCGACTTCGTGAGCGGCGCGGTGCTGGCGGTGGCGATGTCCGAGCCCGGCGCCGGTTCGGACGTCGGCGCGCTGACGTGCGAGGCCCGGCGGCGGGACGGCGGGTGGGTGGTCAACGGCCAGAAGACCTGGTGCTCCAACGCGCACATCGCCGACCACATCCTGCTCGTCGCGCGCACGTCCACGGCAGGTGGCAAGCACGACGGGCTCACCATGTTCTCCGTACCGGCCGGAGTCGGCGGGCTCACGGTGCGCGGCATCGACACGATGGGCGGCCGCGAGGTCAACGATCTCTACTTCACCGACTGCTTCCTGCCCGGCGACGCGGTGGTCGGCCAGGTCGACCAGGCCTGGCACCAGCTGATGGCGGGACTGAACCTGGAGCGGATGATCCTCGCCGGTCTGATGCTCGGCACCGCGCGCAGGGCGTTCGACGACACGGTGTCCTATGTGCGGGAGCGCCGGCAGTTCGGCCGCCCGGTCGGCAGCTTCCAGGCGCTGCGGCACCGGCTCGCCGACCACGCCACGGAACTGGAGTGCACCCGGTTGCTGGTGCACGACGTGGCGCGGCGGATCGAGGCCGATCCGACGCGGCTGCTGCCGCGCGAGGCATCGATGGCCAAGCTGAAGGCCACGGAGTTCGCCAAGGCCATGGCGCTGGACGGCATGCAGATGATGGGCGGCTACGGCTACGCCACGGAGTACGGCATGGAACGCCTGGTGCGATCCACGGTGGTCTCCACCGTGTACGGCGGTACGAGCGAGATCCAGCGCGACATCATCGGGAAGACCTACGGGCTCTGA
- a CDS encoding AMP-dependent synthetase/ligase yields MVTAEQVSAAVGAWTVPRLLRHNAVVQGDLPALTGADGHTRTWRELREEVLAVAGGLAALGLRRGERMLIDMSSRPEHWVVDLAAVELGAIPCTTYATLSPEQIRQVAVHSAATVVVLEGPAELARWAPALAGMPALKGVVVLEDADGRHTRYTDLFAAGHAAPVVEAGQDDPVAMIYTSGTTGDPKGVVLSHRNVLYQCALQELVQPVPAHPRTVAYLPLAHIAERVLGMYLPLYSAGHLTICADPTRLLDTLTEVRPQGFFGVPRVWEKFAAGLQQVLSGMDGDRRAAVDHARELAAEAYRIRATGDPLSDELAEALERADRAVLRPLRERIGLAEAARLGSGAAPIPAQVLEFFGSLGMTIMEVWGLTETTGSATSTFPGNYRAGTVGLPMPGMEVRLAADGEVEVRGPLVFLGYLQPDGRIQAAVDADGWLSTGDIGRFDEDGLLRIVDRKKEMVITASGKNIAPSAIESLLRTHPMIGYAVVVGDRRPYVTALLVLDEEAAPAWAAAHGLAATTPKELAAEPRVREELAAAVRRANEALSRPEQVKAFRVLDHAWSPGSGELTPTLKLRRRVIEQRYADVIEELYAGGSSS; encoded by the coding sequence ATGGTCACGGCTGAGCAGGTGAGCGCCGCGGTCGGCGCATGGACGGTTCCCCGGTTGCTGCGGCACAACGCCGTCGTGCAGGGCGACCTGCCCGCGCTGACCGGTGCCGACGGGCACACCCGGACGTGGCGGGAACTGCGGGAGGAGGTGCTCGCCGTCGCGGGCGGGTTGGCCGCGCTGGGCCTGCGGCGCGGCGAGCGCATGCTCATCGACATGTCCAGCCGCCCGGAGCACTGGGTCGTCGACCTCGCCGCGGTCGAGCTGGGTGCGATCCCGTGCACGACCTACGCGACGTTGAGCCCCGAGCAGATCCGGCAGGTCGCCGTGCACAGCGCGGCGACCGTGGTGGTGCTGGAAGGTCCCGCCGAGCTGGCACGCTGGGCGCCCGCGCTGGCCGGGATGCCCGCGCTGAAGGGCGTCGTCGTGCTGGAGGACGCGGACGGCCGGCACACGCGCTATACCGATCTGTTCGCGGCGGGGCATGCCGCGCCGGTCGTCGAGGCCGGCCAGGACGACCCGGTGGCGATGATCTACACCTCGGGCACGACCGGCGATCCGAAGGGCGTGGTGCTGTCCCACCGTAACGTGCTCTACCAGTGCGCGCTCCAGGAGCTGGTCCAACCCGTGCCCGCGCACCCCAGGACGGTCGCCTACCTGCCGCTCGCGCACATCGCCGAGCGGGTGCTCGGCATGTATCTGCCGCTCTACAGCGCGGGACACCTGACGATCTGCGCCGACCCCACCCGGCTGCTCGACACATTGACCGAGGTGCGGCCGCAGGGGTTCTTCGGCGTGCCACGGGTGTGGGAGAAGTTCGCGGCCGGGCTGCAACAGGTGCTGTCCGGCATGGACGGTGACCGCCGTGCCGCGGTCGACCACGCACGGGAGCTGGCCGCCGAGGCGTACCGGATCCGCGCCACCGGTGACCCGCTGTCCGACGAGCTCGCCGAGGCGCTGGAGCGCGCGGACCGGGCGGTGCTGCGCCCGTTGCGGGAACGGATCGGGCTTGCCGAAGCGGCCCGGCTGGGCAGTGGCGCCGCACCGATCCCGGCCCAGGTGCTGGAGTTCTTCGGCAGCCTCGGCATGACGATCATGGAGGTCTGGGGCCTCACCGAGACCACGGGCTCGGCCACCAGCACCTTCCCCGGCAACTACCGGGCCGGCACGGTCGGCCTGCCCATGCCGGGGATGGAGGTCCGGCTCGCCGCGGACGGCGAGGTCGAGGTGCGCGGGCCACTGGTGTTCCTCGGTTACCTGCAGCCGGACGGGCGGATCCAGGCGGCGGTGGACGCCGACGGCTGGCTGTCGACCGGCGACATCGGCAGGTTCGACGAGGACGGACTGCTGCGGATCGTCGACCGCAAGAAGGAGATGGTCATCACCGCGAGCGGTAAGAACATCGCGCCGAGCGCGATCGAGTCGCTGCTGCGGACGCACCCGATGATCGGCTATGCGGTCGTGGTGGGGGACCGCCGCCCGTACGTGACGGCGTTGCTGGTGCTGGACGAGGAGGCCGCGCCCGCCTGGGCCGCGGCGCACGGTCTGGCCGCCACGACGCCGAAGGAGCTGGCGGCCGAACCCCGCGTGCGTGAGGAACTGGCCGCCGCCGTCCGGCGGGCGAACGAGGCGTTGTCGCGACCGGAACAGGTGAAGGCGTTCCGCGTGCTCGACCACGCGTGGAGCCCGGGGAGCGGGGAGCTCACCCCGACGCTGAAGCTGCGGCGGCGCGTGATCGAGCAGCGCTACGCCGACGTGATCGAGGAACTCTACGCGGGAGGATCATCGTCGTGA
- a CDS encoding TetR/AcrR family transcriptional regulator, translating into MPPSRRRRPKDRKATIALAAAELFCVRGFHNVGIDDIAEAVGITGPAIYRHFPTKQAVLAAAVEELGDSFAETVAAAAGGEDPAERLQAAVRALVRHTLDRRSVARLYQWEGRHLPAEQRARLAERFDATVRTLRDMLLDARPELSRQDAATLMAAALSVIASPSTHRASLARAAAEHTVGACVRALLTADLPAPRRGRPGDPGPERLGLLPRRERLLAEAVRLFHERGYHAVSIADIGEAAGINASSVYTHFSSKAELLAAAYYRATSRLELATAAALVEAGTPAQALRRLVETYVRITFEQSDLAAVYVSESENLPATDRHHLRVAQRRHVDTWVGLVAEPGGGEPPAAIRFRVHAALNVVTDLARSSGRSVTEERTAALVLRLLEPPADD; encoded by the coding sequence ATGCCGCCCAGCCGACGCCGACGGCCCAAGGACCGCAAGGCGACCATCGCGCTCGCCGCCGCGGAACTGTTCTGCGTCCGCGGGTTCCACAACGTCGGCATCGATGACATCGCCGAGGCGGTCGGCATCACCGGACCGGCGATATACCGGCACTTCCCGACGAAGCAGGCCGTCCTCGCCGCCGCGGTCGAGGAGCTCGGCGACAGCTTCGCCGAGACCGTGGCCGCCGCCGCGGGCGGCGAGGACCCGGCCGAGCGACTCCAGGCCGCCGTGCGGGCGCTCGTGCGCCACACCCTCGACCGGCGATCCGTGGCCCGGCTCTACCAGTGGGAGGGGCGCCACCTGCCCGCTGAGCAGCGGGCACGGCTGGCCGAGCGGTTCGACGCCACCGTGCGCACGTTGCGGGACATGCTGCTCGACGCCCGGCCGGAGTTGTCCAGACAGGACGCCGCGACGCTCATGGCCGCCGCGCTCAGCGTCATCGCCAGTCCGTCCACCCACCGGGCGAGCCTGGCCAGGGCCGCCGCGGAACACACCGTCGGCGCCTGCGTCCGGGCCCTGCTCACCGCCGATCTGCCGGCACCGCGCCGAGGGCGGCCAGGCGACCCCGGGCCCGAACGACTGGGGCTGCTTCCCCGCAGGGAACGACTCCTGGCCGAGGCGGTGCGGCTGTTCCACGAACGCGGTTACCACGCGGTGAGCATCGCCGACATCGGAGAGGCCGCGGGCATCAACGCCTCCAGCGTGTACACGCACTTCTCCAGCAAGGCCGAACTGCTCGCCGCCGCCTACTACCGCGCGACCAGCCGCCTGGAGCTCGCCACCGCCGCCGCCCTGGTCGAGGCGGGCACACCGGCGCAGGCGCTGCGCCGGCTGGTCGAGACCTACGTCCGGATCACGTTCGAGCAGTCCGACCTCGCCGCGGTGTACGTCTCGGAGAGCGAGAACCTGCCGGCCACCGACCGCCACCACCTGCGGGTCGCGCAGCGCCGGCACGTCGACACCTGGGTGGGGCTGGTCGCCGAGCCAGGGGGCGGAGAACCACCCGCCGCGATCCGGTTCCGGGTGCACGCCGCACTGAACGTCGTCACCGACCTGGCCCGATCCTCCGGCCGCTCGGTGACCGAGGAGAGGACCGCCGCACTGGTTCTCCGCCTGCTCGAACCACCGGCCGACGACTGA
- a CDS encoding GNAT family N-acetyltransferase: MKPGVRVLVHDDELLAAATVFRTALVGLPPLPHGADLPRLFEPGRTLGAFVDGELAGTADSYSGWLVVPGGKRVPHAAVTHVGVLPTHTRRGIVTELLRHQLADLARRGEVVATLRASEAVIYERFGYGVASSFARRELSRRDARLRDTVPGGGRVRLVDATASWKLLTRIYESGEVFRAGAIHRPDHWWRLQELRRGGETGPSYVAVHGPADAEEGFVRYHPIDTAEWFTSRERTIVVDDLVATTPEAYTGLIRHLLAVDLVDRIVFPHTALDDPLAALLTDERAVRTVSVSDETWLRILDVPAALDGRTYRSAPAVVLAVTDDLLPENTGSYLITAEGAARTDAPADLSVDVATLGALYLGGSRWWQHVRAGRVTVHRSGAAEAADELFGTDALPFSGTFF; this comes from the coding sequence ATGAAACCAGGTGTGCGGGTACTCGTCCACGACGACGAACTCCTCGCCGCGGCCACGGTGTTCCGTACGGCCCTCGTCGGCCTGCCGCCCCTTCCGCACGGCGCCGACCTCCCACGGCTCTTCGAACCGGGCCGGACCCTCGGCGCCTTCGTCGACGGAGAGCTGGCCGGCACGGCCGACTCGTACTCGGGCTGGCTCGTCGTGCCGGGCGGGAAGCGGGTCCCGCACGCCGCGGTCACCCATGTCGGTGTGCTGCCGACGCACACCCGGCGCGGAATCGTGACGGAGCTGCTGCGGCACCAGCTCGCCGACCTGGCGCGACGAGGGGAGGTCGTCGCCACGCTACGGGCGTCCGAGGCGGTGATCTACGAGCGTTTCGGGTACGGCGTGGCGAGCTCCTTCGCCCGGCGCGAGCTCTCCCGCCGGGACGCCCGCCTGCGGGACACCGTGCCCGGCGGCGGGCGGGTACGGCTCGTCGACGCCACCGCTTCGTGGAAGCTGCTCACCCGGATCTACGAGTCCGGCGAGGTGTTCCGGGCCGGCGCGATCCACCGGCCCGACCACTGGTGGCGGCTGCAGGAGCTGCGGCGCGGCGGCGAGACCGGTCCCTCCTACGTCGCCGTGCACGGCCCGGCCGACGCGGAGGAGGGGTTTGTCCGGTATCACCCGATCGACACCGCCGAGTGGTTCACCAGCCGGGAGCGCACGATCGTCGTCGACGACCTCGTCGCCACCACACCGGAGGCGTACACCGGGCTGATCCGGCACCTGCTCGCGGTCGACCTCGTCGACCGGATCGTCTTCCCCCACACCGCCCTCGACGATCCGCTCGCGGCGCTGCTGACCGACGAACGCGCCGTCCGCACGGTCTCCGTCTCCGACGAGACGTGGCTGCGGATCCTCGACGTACCCGCGGCGCTGGACGGGCGGACCTACCGAAGCGCGCCTGCGGTGGTCCTGGCCGTGACCGACGACCTGCTGCCGGAGAACACCGGCTCCTACCTGATCACCGCCGAGGGGGCGGCCAGGACCGACGCCCCCGCCGACCTGTCGGTGGACGTCGCAACCCTCGGCGCGCTCTACCTCGGGGGCTCGCGCTGGTGGCAGCACGTCCGCGCCGGTCGGGTGACCGTGCACCGGAGCGGCGCGGCCGAAGCGGCCGACGAGCTGTTCGGCACCGACGCGCTCCCGTTCTCCGGGACGTTCTTCTGA
- a CDS encoding ABC transporter permease, with the protein MRRQILGHAARALSTLLIVLIITFAITRIAYRNPAAVLAPRNADQRTLDGITRALRLDEPWYLQLWHYLYRGPDIQGAPMGLFNWPPALGYSFRQQRPVTELILSKVPVTLSLALGALVIWMTLSILLGVLAAMKPDTWVDRFLSALSYAGLSVPTFLSGILLSYFLYFKLSTYGIRWFPGSGYVGITEDPVEWARHLALPWLTIAIAEIGIFQRVVRGNMLDVLGSDYIRTARAKGVSERRVYFDHALRAALNPIITLSGLELAAIMGGAIVTEQIFGLDGVGRLAVEAAVGGDFPVVIGTTVLAAAIFVISAFAVDVVTRLRDPAGST; encoded by the coding sequence GTGAGAAGGCAGATCCTGGGCCACGCGGCCCGCGCACTGTCGACCCTGCTGATAGTGCTGATCATCACTTTCGCGATCACACGTATCGCCTACCGCAACCCGGCGGCCGTACTCGCGCCGCGCAACGCCGACCAGCGGACGCTGGACGGGATCACCCGGGCGCTGCGCCTCGACGAGCCGTGGTACCTGCAGCTGTGGCACTACCTGTACCGCGGGCCCGACATCCAGGGTGCGCCGATGGGCCTGTTCAACTGGCCGCCCGCGCTCGGGTACTCCTTCCGCCAGCAACGCCCCGTCACCGAGCTGATCCTGTCCAAGGTGCCGGTGACGCTCTCGCTCGCGCTGGGTGCGCTCGTCATCTGGATGACGCTCTCGATCCTGCTGGGCGTGCTGGCGGCCATGAAGCCGGACACCTGGGTGGACCGCTTCCTGTCGGCGCTCTCCTACGCGGGCCTGTCCGTCCCCACCTTCCTGAGCGGGATCCTGCTGTCGTACTTCCTGTACTTCAAGCTCTCGACATACGGCATCAGGTGGTTTCCAGGCAGCGGCTACGTCGGCATCACCGAGGACCCGGTGGAGTGGGCCCGGCATCTGGCGCTGCCCTGGCTGACGATCGCCATCGCCGAGATCGGGATCTTCCAGCGCGTGGTGCGCGGGAACATGCTCGACGTCCTGGGCTCCGACTACATCCGTACCGCCCGCGCCAAGGGCGTCAGCGAGCGCAGGGTCTACTTCGACCACGCGCTCAGGGCGGCCCTGAACCCGATCATCACCCTGAGCGGGCTCGAACTCGCCGCGATCATGGGAGGCGCCATCGTGACCGAGCAGATCTTCGGTCTCGACGGGGTCGGACGCCTCGCCGTCGAAGCCGCGGTCGGCGGAGACTTCCCGGTCGTCATCGGCACCACCGTGCTGGCCGCGGCGATCTTCGTGATCTCGGCGTTCGCGGTCGACGTCGTCACCCGGCTGCGGGACCCCGCCGGTTCCACCTGA
- a CDS encoding ABC transporter permease, with translation MSSTVPPDAPLIGSGTPPTPLPPDAPPAEAGPPASPEPSPEPDGVRRPRRFPGPVLGAILRERSARVGLVLVGVIVLAALLAPLAAALTGHGPNQQFRSEALSESGLPVGPGGDFLLGADGNGRDVLVRTLYGARISLLVGIPATTLALVVGTAVGLVAGFFAGRTDRLLSQVIDVALSFPFVVTALSLVALNGGGDGQPVLNPVVLVTIVISLFAWTYFARLTRGLVIVLRGKPFVEAALSVGASRRRVITREILPNVLPVVAVYWAVQLPLNILSEATLSFLGVGVQAPTASWGNMIAEAQRSSLYQVQPWFLLGPGIAMFVTVLGFNAISSGIRNVLDPDRG, from the coding sequence ATGTCTAGCACCGTGCCGCCGGACGCCCCCCTCATCGGATCCGGCACCCCGCCCACCCCCCTGCCACCGGACGCACCGCCCGCCGAGGCCGGCCCGCCCGCGTCGCCGGAGCCGTCGCCGGAGCCGGACGGTGTGCGGCGGCCACGACGTTTCCCGGGGCCCGTCCTCGGGGCGATCCTGCGCGAGCGCTCCGCGCGGGTCGGCCTGGTCCTGGTCGGTGTGATCGTACTGGCTGCGCTGCTCGCGCCGCTCGCGGCCGCGCTCACCGGGCACGGCCCGAACCAGCAGTTCCGATCGGAGGCGCTCAGCGAGAGCGGGCTGCCGGTCGGCCCGGGCGGCGACTTCCTGCTCGGCGCCGACGGCAACGGCCGCGACGTCCTCGTCCGGACCCTGTACGGCGCCCGGATCTCCCTGCTGGTCGGCATACCCGCGACCACGCTCGCCCTCGTCGTCGGAACGGCCGTCGGGCTGGTCGCCGGGTTCTTCGCCGGACGCACCGACCGGCTGCTCTCCCAGGTGATCGACGTCGCGCTCTCCTTCCCCTTCGTCGTGACCGCGCTCAGCCTGGTCGCGCTCAACGGGGGCGGCGACGGGCAGCCCGTCCTCAACCCCGTCGTGCTCGTCACCATCGTGATCTCACTCTTCGCGTGGACCTACTTCGCCCGGCTGACCCGGGGGCTGGTCATCGTGCTGCGCGGCAAACCCTTCGTCGAGGCGGCCCTCTCGGTCGGCGCGAGCCGCCGCCGCGTCATCACGCGGGAGATCCTGCCCAACGTCCTGCCGGTGGTCGCGGTGTACTGGGCCGTTCAGCTCCCGCTGAACATCCTCTCCGAGGCGACCCTGTCGTTCCTCGGCGTCGGTGTCCAGGCGCCCACCGCCAGCTGGGGAAACATGATCGCGGAGGCGCAGCGGTCGTCGCTCTACCAGGTGCAGCCGTGGTTCCTGCTCGGCCCCGGCATCGCCATGTTCGTCACCGTGCTGGGATTCAACGCGATCAGCTCCGGCATCCGCAACGTCCTCGACCCCGATCGCGGATGA
- a CDS encoding dipeptide ABC transporter ATP-binding protein produces the protein MKNLSVTFQDRDRAFAAVRDVSFAVEPGRTLAIVGESGSGKSVSLLASTGLLPARAVVRGSALYRGTDLTALRPGQLRAIRGRHIGFVFQDPLSNLHPLKTVGSQIAEAITAHERVGRHPLRRRVLDLLGEVGIKDPGQRIDDYPNHFSGGMRQRVMIAMAIALNPGLIIADEPTTALDVTVQASILKLLRRLQAAHGTALIFVSHDLGVVSDIADDVVVMRDGEAVEAAPASEIYAAPRHEYTRTLLGAARHGPVPVPTGHGPAGHGPAGHGSAGGAAANGTGPSAGRAESPSADPAPLLAISAVHMSYRRRGRKDSFTALADVSFQVGEREIVGLVGESGSGKSTVGRIIAGLVRPTAGSVSLRGAVYNEVGDGPARLDAGLRSAVQVVFQDPYGSLNPRRRIAATLAEPFAVNTKLSAPQIRARVEALARRVELPPSVLERFPSQLSGGQRQRVAIARAVALEPAVVVADEPVSALDITTQAQIIALLRRLRAELGVSFLFISHDLGVVADLCERVVVLKDGQVVEQGPTHRVFTDPGHPYTRTLLASIPGRGRPAKAPEPHAPHDDDHPHDLGVGPGTDRVAHV, from the coding sequence GTGAAAAACCTGAGTGTCACGTTCCAGGACCGCGACCGGGCGTTCGCCGCGGTCCGCGACGTCTCCTTCGCCGTCGAACCCGGCCGGACACTCGCGATCGTCGGCGAGTCGGGCTCGGGCAAGAGCGTCTCCCTGCTGGCCTCGACCGGCCTGCTGCCGGCCCGTGCCGTGGTGCGGGGCTCGGCCCTGTACCGCGGCACCGACCTGACCGCGCTGCGTCCCGGGCAGCTCCGGGCGATCAGGGGCCGGCACATCGGGTTCGTCTTCCAGGACCCGCTGAGCAACCTGCACCCGCTCAAGACCGTCGGCAGTCAGATCGCAGAGGCGATCACCGCCCACGAGCGGGTCGGGCGGCACCCCCTGCGGCGGCGCGTGCTCGACCTGCTCGGCGAGGTGGGCATCAAGGACCCCGGGCAACGGATCGACGACTACCCGAACCACTTCTCCGGGGGGATGCGCCAGCGCGTCATGATCGCCATGGCGATCGCACTGAACCCGGGACTGATCATCGCCGACGAGCCGACCACCGCGCTCGACGTGACCGTGCAGGCGTCGATCCTGAAGCTGCTGCGGCGGCTCCAGGCGGCGCACGGCACGGCGTTGATCTTCGTCAGCCATGACCTCGGCGTCGTCTCCGACATCGCCGACGACGTCGTGGTGATGCGCGACGGCGAGGCGGTCGAGGCCGCGCCGGCATCCGAGATCTACGCCGCCCCCCGGCACGAGTACACCAGGACGCTGCTCGGCGCGGCACGGCACGGGCCGGTGCCCGTGCCCACCGGGCACGGTCCTGCTGGGCACGGTCCTGCTGGGCACGGGTCCGCCGGCGGCGCGGCGGCGAACGGGACCGGCCCGTCCGCGGGACGGGCCGAGAGCCCGTCCGCGGATCCGGCCCCGCTGCTGGCGATCTCCGCGGTGCACATGAGTTACCGCCGCCGCGGCCGGAAGGATTCCTTCACCGCGCTCGCCGACGTCTCGTTCCAGGTAGGCGAGCGCGAGATCGTCGGCCTCGTCGGCGAGTCGGGGTCGGGGAAGTCGACGGTCGGCCGGATCATCGCGGGCCTGGTCCGGCCGACCGCCGGGTCGGTGTCGTTGCGCGGCGCGGTCTACAACGAAGTGGGAGACGGCCCGGCCCGTCTCGACGCGGGCCTGCGCTCCGCCGTCCAGGTCGTGTTCCAGGATCCCTACGGAAGTCTCAACCCGCGACGCAGGATCGCCGCCACCCTCGCCGAGCCGTTCGCGGTGAACACGAAGCTCTCGGCGCCGCAGATCCGTGCCCGGGTCGAAGCGCTCGCGCGCCGGGTCGAACTGCCCCCGTCGGTGCTGGAGCGGTTCCCGTCCCAGCTCTCCGGCGGGCAGCGGCAGCGGGTCGCCATCGCCCGCGCCGTCGCGCTCGAACCGGCGGTGGTCGTCGCCGACGAGCCCGTCTCCGCGCTCGACATCACGACGCAGGCGCAGATCATCGCGCTCCTGCGGCGGCTGCGCGCGGAACTGGGGGTGTCCTTCCTGTTCATCTCGCACGATCTCGGAGTGGTGGCCGACCTCTGCGAGCGGGTCGTCGTCCTCAAGGACGGGCAGGTGGTGGAACAGGGGCCGACCCACCGGGTGTTCACCGACCCCGGGCACCCGTACACGCGTACGCTGCTCGCCTCGATCCCGGGCCGGGGACGCCCGGCGAAGGCCCCGGAACCGCACGCGCCGCACGACGATGACCACCCGCACGACCTGGGCGTCGGGCCCGGGACGGACCGGGTGGCCCATGTCTAG